In Aedes albopictus strain Foshan chromosome 3, AalbF5, whole genome shotgun sequence, the following are encoded in one genomic region:
- the LOC134290309 gene encoding uncharacterized protein LOC134290309: MMQDIWATGIQWDDPITEEIQMQWKQWIGLIPKLSTLRVPRCYLKGARENSYSMLQIHTFVDASQSAYSCAVYFRVDTPEGPAVSLVAAKSKVAPLKMLTIPRLELQAAVLGSRLLNSVLAMHSLSVTKRVLWSDSNTVLAWIRSDQRRYHQYTTPRNGELDQTFARKAGGSKDHHSSNNRKEFWPREAEQINPTEEELIKEHMPCNLHKKTELLVVDATKFSKWEKLHGTMSYVHRFIQNIQRSRRNEEQKLGALTQDEMVVAERSLWIQAQAESFGPEVQLLKKTKGRSEDIHEVLPKSSPLYKMCPFIDDTGVMRKRSRLQNADWMAFHTKYPVILPRQNRISFLLVDYYHRRLQHRNRETVVNEMRQLYEIPRLRSVVFKVVDSCMTCRIRRAVPNPPPMAPLPKVRVTPYVRPFTFVGVDYFGPVLVKVGRSNVKRWIALFTCLTIRAVHLEVVHSMSKESCVMAVRRFVSRRGAPVEIFSDNGTNFLGASNQLKREAEELVHHLASTFTNTTTRWSFNPPGAPHMGGAWERMVGSVKVSIEGILENQRRPDDEILETVVIEAEAMINSRPLTYILLESAEQESLTPNHFLLGSSSGVKQKPVLPTEYHATLRNGWKLAQYLSDGIWRRWIREYLPDGRSGSKK, encoded by the exons ATGATGCAGGACATATGGGCGACCGGAATACAGTGGGATGACCCGATTACCGAAGAGATACAAATGCAGTGGAAGCAGTGGATTGGACTTATCCCAAAGCTGAGCACTCTTCGTGTACCCCGTTGCTACCTCAAGGGAGCGCGAGAGAACAGCTACTCCATGTTGCAGATTCACACATTTGTCGATGCAAGCCAGTCTGCGTACTCATGCGCAGTGTATTTTCGAGTAGATACACCAGAAGGTCCAGCCGTTAGCCTTGTAGCAGCGAAATCCAAAGTTGCTCCTCTGAAGATGCTGACGATACCTCGGCTCGAACTCCAAGCTGCAGTTCTGGGATCTCGTCTGCTCAACAGTGTATTAGCAATGCACTCCCTCTCTGTGACGAAGCGTGTCCTGTGGTCCGACTCCAATACCGTCCTCGCCTGGATTCGGTCAGACCAGCGACGATACCATCAATAT ACGACGCCACGAAATGGGGAACTGGACCAGACATTCGCTCGGAAAGCCGGTGGTTCCAAGGACCACCATTCCTCAAACAACCGGAAGGAATTCTGGCCACGTGAAGCTGAACAGATCAATCCAACGGAGGAGGAGCTGATCAAGGAGCATATGCCGTGTAATCTTCACAAAAAAACAGAGCTGCTGGTGGTAGACGCCACTAAATTCAGTAAATGGGAGAAACTGCACGGCACCATGTCATATGTACACCGGTTCATCCAGAATATCCAACGATCAAGGCGAAACGAAGAACAAAAGCTGGGAGCTCTGACGCAGGACGAAATGGTTGTAGCCGAGAGATCGTTGTGGATACAAGCACAAGCAGAATCCTTCGGCCCAGAAGTACAGTTGCTGAAGAAGACGAAAGGGAGATCAGAAGATATCCATGAAGTCCTACCGAAATCGAGCCCACTGTACAAGATGTGTCCGTTCATTGACGACACGGGAGTGATGCGGAAACGAAGTCGCTTGCAAAATGCCGACTGGATGGCGTTTCACACTAAGTATCCGGTGATACTTCCTCGTCAAAATCGCATATCGTTTCTTCTTGTCGATTATTACCACCGTCGCCTGCAACACCGTAACCGCGAAACGGTAGTCAATGAGATGCGGCAGCTCTACGAGATTCCACGTCTAAGGTCAGTGGTATTTAAGGTCGTGGATTCCTGTATGACTTGCCGAATTCGCAGAGCTGTTCCTAATCCCCCGCCTATGGCACCGCTACCCAAGGTTCGTGTCACGCCCTATGTCCGACCGTTTACATTCGTGGGTGTCGACTACTTTGGTCCAGTGTTAGTGAAAGTTGGGCGCAGCAACGTTAAGCGGTGGATTGCACTTTTCACTTGCTTGACGATTCGCGCGGTGCACCTTGAAGTTGTTCACAGTATGTCCAAGGAATCATGCGTAATGGCAGTGAGAAGGTTCGTGTCGCGACGTGGAGCACCGGTGGAAATATTCAGTGACAATGGCACTAACTTTCTTGGCGCAAGTAATCAACTGAAGCGAGAAGCTGAAGAGCTGGTTCATCACCTAGCGTCTACATTTACGAACACCACGACCCGTTGGTCGTTCAACCCGCCTGGAGCTCCTCACATGGGAGGAGCTTGGGAAAGAATGGTTGGATCGGTAAAGGTCTCAATCGAAGGTATACTGGAGAATCAGAGACGACCGGATGATGAGATTTTGGAAACAGTGGTGATCGAGGCAGAGGCTATGATTAATTCGCGGCCGTTGACCTACATACTGCTCGAGTCTGCTGAACAGGAATCCCTAACTCCGAATCACTTCTTACTAGGAAGCTCTAGCGGAGTGAAACAAAAGCCAGTGCTACCTACAGAATATCACGCGACGCTAAGAAACGGTTGGAAACTCGCCCAGTACCTGTCGGATGGGATTTGGAGGAGATGGATCAGGGAGTATTTGCCAGACGGTCGAAGTGGTTCGAAGAAGTGA